In one Rutidosis leptorrhynchoides isolate AG116_Rl617_1_P2 chromosome 8, CSIRO_AGI_Rlap_v1, whole genome shotgun sequence genomic region, the following are encoded:
- the LOC139864077 gene encoding uncharacterized mitochondrial protein AtMg00810-like, with protein MSSLGAFNFFLGLQVDQTEKGIFLHQSKYVADILSRFKMEDERIAKNPLSVNRGITPENTGAKVNPTVYRAIIGSLMYLTASRPDILFATCLYTHYQAQPNVNHMLAAKKIMHYLKGTPGLGLWYPRKDGFDLTTYSDSNYGGCKRDFKSNSDGC; from the coding sequence ATGAGTTCACTAGGGGCCTTTAATTTCTTCTTAGGGTTGCAGGTTGATCAAACGGAAAAAGGCATTTTTCTACATCAATCGAAGTATGTAGCTGACATCTTGAGCCGATTCAAGATGGAAGATGAACGAATTGCCAAGAATCCTCTTTCGGTGAATCGCGGGATTACACCAGAAAATACAGGGGCAAAAGTCAATCCAACTGTATACAGAGCTATTATTGGTTCTTTGATGTATCTTACGGCATCTCGCCCAGATATCCTGTTCGCAACTTGTTTGTACACTCATTATCAAGCACAACCGAACGTGAATCATATGTTAGCAGCAAAGAAGATCATGCATTATCTAAAGGGAACTCCAGGTTTGGGATTATGGTATCCGCGTAAGGATGGCTTTGATTTAACAACGTATAGTGATTCTAACTACGGGGGTTGTAAAAGAGATTTCAAATCGAACTCTGATGGTTGTTAG